The nucleotide sequence CTTTATCGGGATCGAGTTTGAATACATGCTTCCACTCGCTCACATCATACATAGCCGTTCCTCCTAACAATCAGGTTCCATTCAAACATTATATCAAATTAATGCCCTGCAAAAAACGCACAGGTGCTATGAAGGTTTTGACAATCTGATTACGTTTTGCCTCATATGTTCATAATTCTGTCTTCCAATGAAGAAACTAATTCTATGGAGGGATGGAACTTGAAGAATAATTATCCGCTCAGTTCGTCCGAAATAGGGACGCTGTGGCTTACATACCAGGAAAAAACAATGATTTTGCGCATATTGGAATACTTCATGGAAAAATCAGATGACCAGCAGGCCAAAAATATTATGGGCGGCCTCTGGCAGGAGCTGAGTATTTACGTTATCAAAATGAAAGATATTTTTGAGCAGGAAGGTGTGGCAATTCCACGGGGATTTACGGCGACAGATGTAAACCTGCAGGCCCCAAAGCTATTTGATAACGGATTTGACATTATGTTTCTCCGCATTTTAAAAGAAGTCAGCATGGGGATGTACACCCTTAATATGAACATGGCGTACCGCGATGACGTAATGTCTATTTATGAAGGACTTACGACAATTACACAAAAAGTTTACAAGCTTTCCACACATTATCTTTTGGAGAATGGGATTTTAACCCTCCCGCCTTTGGTGGAAAAGCCAAAAACGGCTGAGTTTATTAAAGATGAATCGTATCTTGACGGCTTTCCGTTTTTCAAAGACAGCCGCGCACTGAACGACATTGAAATCGGAAATCTTCATCACGGCATCGAAACGAACAATATCGGCATGCTTCTGGTTACAGGATTTGCGCAGTGCTCAGCAACTCCAGAGATTAAGGACTACTTTTTAAAAGGAAGAAAGCTTGCAAAAAAACAAATTGAAACCTTCGAAAAACTGCTTCTGGAGAGCAATGTGCAGTTCTCAGCAGGAGCAGGCGGCACCGTGACCTCCTCTGCCGTTGCGCCGTTTTCGGAAAAACTGATGATGTTCTGCGTTTACCTGCTGAACGGATTCGGCCTCGTCGGCAGCAGTTTCGG is from Bacillus sp. FSL H8-0547 and encodes:
- a CDS encoding DUF3231 family protein, which translates into the protein MKNNYPLSSSEIGTLWLTYQEKTMILRILEYFMEKSDDQQAKNIMGGLWQELSIYVIKMKDIFEQEGVAIPRGFTATDVNLQAPKLFDNGFDIMFLRILKEVSMGMYTLNMNMAYRDDVMSIYEGLTTITQKVYKLSTHYLLENGILTLPPLVEKPKTAEFIKDESYLDGFPFFKDSRALNDIEIGNLHHGIETNNIGMLLVTGFAQCSATPEIKDYFLKGRKLAKKQIETFEKLLLESNVQFSAGAGGTVTSSAVAPFSEKLMMFCVYLLNGFGLVGSSFGTIFSLRSDISLKTALIGKDIYFYANEGIKLMIENGWFEEPPK